The Miltoncostaea marina DNA window CTTCTCGTTGCCGGTCTCGAAGATCTCGTCGAAGGCGCGGTTGATCTGGTCGGTGAGGATGAAGGTCCCCGCGACCATCGCCACGCCGAGCACGATGGCGATCGAGGTCAGGACCGTCCGCAGCTTGCGGGTCGCGAGCCCGCGCAGGATGAGCCGGAACACGGGCCGGCCTACTCGAGCGACTTGACGACGTCGTAGATGGCGTCGGCCTCGAGGTGGCCGTGGTCCTGCACGATCAGGCCGTCGCGCAGGAACAGCACCCGGTCGGCGAACGCCGCGGCGCGGCCGTCGTGGGTGACCATCACGATCGTCTGCCCGTACTCGTCCACCGAGTGGCGCAGCAGGCGCAGCATCTCCTCGGAGGTGGCCGAGTCGAGGTTGCCGGTGGGCTCGTCGGCGAACAGCACCGCCGGGCGCGAGATGAGCCCGCGCGCCAGGGCGACCCGCTGCTGCTGGCCGCCGGACAGCTCCGACGGCCGGTGGCGGCGGCGGTCGTCGAGGCCGACCGAGGTCACGAGCTCCCGCTCCCAGGCGGGGTCCACCTTGCGCCCGGCGATGGTCATCGGCAGCTCGAGGTTCTCCTCGGCCGTCAGCATCGGGAGCAGGTTGAAGAACTGGAAGACGAAGCCGACCTTCTCGCGGCGCAGCATCGTGAGCTGCTTGTCCGAGAGCGAGGTGATCTCCGTGCCGTCGATGGTCACGCTGCCCGAGCTGGGGGAGTCGAGCCCGGCCAGGATGTGCATGAGCGTCGACTTGCCGGAGCCGGACGGGCCCATCACGGCGGCGAACTGGCCCTTCGGGAAGTCGACCGAGACGCCCCGCAGCGCGTCGACCGCGGCGTCGCCGGACCCGTAGCGCTTCGTCAGGTCCCGCGCGGACACGGCGAGGCCGTCGCGCGGATCGGCGGCTGGAGCGGTCGGCTCCGGCGTCGCTTCGGACATCGTGTGGCACCCCCCGGCGGTTCGCGGACGGCGCCAGGATACGCGCCCCTCCCGGACGGCCCGCAAGGTGCGGCGGGTTACGTCCTGGTTACGCCGCGCGCCGGGCGGTGCGCTCCGAGGCCGTCGCCGGGCGGGCCTCCGGGCGGCGGAAGCCGACGGTGACCTCGGTCCCCCGGCCCTGCGGCCGCACGGTCAGCTCGTCGGCGAGCCGGCTGATGATGAGGAGCCCCCGGCCGCGCTCGCTGGACGGCGGCGGCGGCTCGGCCGGCACGGTGGGGACGGCGCGGCCCGGCACGCCCTGGTCCACGACCCGCAGGTCGGCCCACCCCTCGGTGACCGACAGCTCCACCTCCACGGCGGCGCCGACGGGCGACCCGTGCTCGATCGCGTTGGTCAGCACCTCGTTGGAGGCCAGCAGGACGATGCAGGCCGCCTCGGGCGGCCACTCCTCCCGCGTGAGCAGGCAGGCGAGCGCCGAGCGCACGAACCCGAGCACCGCGAGGTCGGCGGGGAGCCTCAGGCTTGAGTGGACGCCGTGCGTCAAGGGATCCGGTGGTGCCGCCAGGGTCTGGGTGCGCATGAGGAGCCTATCGGCGGTATACGACGTCACTCCACGGTTCCGGCCCCCTCATGGGGAGAGTCTCGCCCCCCGCGATCCGGGGGGTGGGCGCCCGTCGTGCCCTAGACTGACCGGCGCCAATCGACCGGAGGCCTCCACGTGCCAGAGCACCGCCCGTCACCGCCCGTCGCGGGATACCTCGCCGAGCCCCACGAGGTGCACCGAGTCGTGCTGCTCTACTCGGGGGGCCTGGACACGTCGGTGATGCTGAAGTGGATCCAGGACGAGTACGACGCCGAGGTCGTGGCGCTGTGCGTGGACCTGGGCCAGCCGGCCGACGACTTCGACGCCGTGCGCCAGAAGGCCCTCGACCTGGGCGCGGTCGCGAGCCTCGTGGTGGACGCCAAGGAGGAGTTCGCACGCGACTACGTGGCGCCGGCCATCAAGGCCAACGCGCGCTACCAGGGCGGCTACCCGCTGTTCACCGCGCTGGGGCGCCCGCTGCTCGCCAAGCTGGCCTGCGAGGCCGCCCGCGAGCACGACGCCGACACGGTCGCGCACGGCTGCACGGGCAAGGGCAACGACCAGGTGCGCATCGAGGCGACGATCGCCACGCTCGCGCCCGACCTGAAGGTGATCGCGCCGGTGCGCGAGTGGTCGATGGGCCGCGACGAGGAGATCGCCTACGCCCAGGAGCACGGCATCCCGGTCACCTCGACGGTGGAGCGGCCGTACTCCATCGACGACAACCTCTGGGGGCGCTCGAGCGAGGGCGGCGTCATCGAGGACCTGGAGCAGCCGCCGCCCGGCGACGTCTTCCAGCTCGTCACGCCGCCCACGGAGGCCCCGGACCGTCCCGAGGACGTGGTCCTCGGCTTCCGCGACGGCCTGCCCGTCAGCCTCGACGGCGAGGAGCTGGGCCTGGTCGAGCTCATCCGCCGCGTGGCCGACGCGGCCGCCCGCAACGGCGTCGGCATCCTCGATCACATCGAGGACCGGGTCGTGGGCCTGAAGGTGCGCGACCTCTACGAGGTGCCGGCCGCCGAGGTGATCCTCACCGCCCACCGCGAGCTCGAGAAGCTCGTCTGCACCGGCCGCGAGAACGCGCTCAAGCCGCAGCTCGACGCGCTGTGGGCCCAGCTCGCCTACGAGGGCGTCTGGTACGAGCCGCTGCTCGCCGACCTCAACGCGTTCATGGACCGCGTCAACGCCCGGGTGGAGGGCGAGATCACGATGCGCCTCTACAAGGGCTCGGCCACGGCCGTGGCGCGGCGCTCGCCCAACGCGATCTACGACCGCAGCCTCGCCACCTTCAACGCCGACGCCTCGTTCGCCCAGGGCGCGGCGCCCGGCTTCATCGAGCTGTTCTCCCTGCAGAGCCGCACGGCGTACCGCATCGCGCAGGCGCGGGAGCGCGGATGAGGCGCGGCGGGCCGCCGATCCTCCCGCTCGACGCGGCGGGGGTGCCTCCGTACGCGCGCGTCGAGCGGGGCGCGCGCGGGCTGCGGTTCGCGCCGCTGCCCGCGCCGGAGGGCGCGGCGGCCGAGCCGGGCGCCCCGCTGCGCGCGATGGCGGGCGCCCCCGCGGCGCTGCGCCGGGCGGCCGTCGTGGCCGACGGCGCCCTGGTGCTCGGCGTGGGCGCCGGGGTCGCGTACACCCTGCGGGCGCCGGCGATGCAGGTGATCCACGACCGCCGCCCGCCCGGCCTCGACCGCGCCGCCGGCGCGGCGGGGGCCAACGCGGGCCTGCTGCACGGCGCCGACGGGTGGCGGATGGTGGTGCTGCCGAGCCTCGGCGACGTCGCCGCCGACCTCGGGCCGGGCCCGGTCGCGCTGCGCCCCGACGGCCGGCGCCTGGCCGTCGCGCTCGAGGGCCGGGTGGAGGAGCACGACCTGCCCGGGGACGGTCCCGCCGCGGTGCACGAGGGGCCCGCCGACGCGCTCGCCTACCTGCCCGACGGCACGCTGCTCGCGGCGGCCGGCGCCGCGGTCGGCGCGCCCGGCGCGGCGCCGGCAGCCGACGGGCCGCCGGTCGTCGAGCTGCACGCCGCCGCGGCCGCGCCGCGCGCCGCCGCCCTCCACGCCGACGGCACGGTGACGGTCTGGGAGGCGGGGGCCGCGGAGCCGCTCGGCCGCTGGGCCGCGCCGCCGGAGGCGCGCGGCTCGGTCGCGCTCTCGCCCGACGGCGCGCTCGTCGCGCTCGGCTCGCCCGAGGGCGACGCGCCGGTCGCCGTCGTCGTCGACGCCCGCGGCGGCGCGCCCGTGCGGGTCGTGGAGGGCGCCCGCGCGATCGCGTTCGGCCCCGAGCCGGGCACGCTCGTCGTGTCCGGCGACTGGGGCTGCGCCTGGCTGTCACCACCCGAGGAGGCCTGATGAGCACACGTCCGCTGGGACCCCCCGCCGTCATCCCCGACGACCCCGGGCCCTGGAGCGTGGTCTCATCGGTCTTCGGCTCGATCGGCGCGCCGGGCCGCCGGCGCCCCCAGCCGCCCATGGGCCTCATGCTCTCCCCGCCGCCGACCGCGGTCGCGGGGGAGCTGGCCGGCCTCGAGCGCGCCGCCGGCGTCGCCGGCGCGGCGCCCGTGCGGGTCGTCGCCGCCGCCCGCGAGCCGGCGTTCGCGCTGGCGTTCGACGAGGACGGCGCCACGCTGCGCGGCGTCTCCCCGCACGTGCGGCGCAGCTGGTCGCTGCCGGAGCTCCTCCAGGCCTCCGAGGAGCGCCCCGGCGACGACCCCGCCGCCGGGCTCGCGGCCCCGGCCGCCCCGGACGCCCTCGCCGGCGCGGAGCCGGTCGCCACGGCGCCGGGCGGCGCCTACCGGGCGGTGTACACCCGCGAGGGCCGCGCCGACGTCGTCGCCGTCGTCCGGGCCGCCGACGGGGCGCTCGTGCGCTGGATCCGCGGCGCCCGGGCCGCCGCCTGGTCCGCCGACGGGCGCCGCCTGGCGCTCGGCGGGCCGTGGGGCGTCATCCTGGCGGAGCTCGCCGAGGGCTGAGCCGCGGGGACGGGGCCGCCGGCTGCGGTCAGCCGCGCGGCCCCGTCAGCGCCCGGAGGGCGTTGAGGATCACGGCGACGTCGATCGCCTCCTGCAGGAGGGCGCCGCCCACCGGCGGCAGGTGGCCCGCCGCCGCGACGATCATCGCCGCGATGGACAGGCCCATGCCCACCAGGACGCTCTGGCGGGCGATGCCGATGGACCGGCGGCCGATCTCGACGGCGTCCGCGATGCGCCCGATCTCGTCGACGGCCACGATCGCGTCCGCCGCCTCGGTCGACGCGCTCGCGCCGATCGACCCCACCGCGATGCCGACGTCCGCCATCGCCAGCGCGGGGGCGTCGTTGATGCCGTCGCCGACCATCACCACGCCGGCGCCGTCCGCGCGCATCGCGCGCACCACGTCGAGCTTGTCGGCGGGCGTCTGGTCGGCGTGGACCCGGTCCACCCCCACGCGGGCCGCCACCTCCTCGGCGACCGACCGCTCGTCGCCGGTCACCATCGCGATCTGCTCGATGCCGGTCCGGCGCATGCGCTCGACGGTGGCCGAGGCGTCGTCGCGCAGGCGGTCGCCGAAGACCACGGCGCCCGCCGCCCGGCCGTCGATCCCCACCGCGACCACGGCGCGTCCCGCCCCTGCTGCGACGCCGAGCGCCTCGACGCCGGTCACCCCCTGCCCGCGCACCCAATCGGGGGCCCCCGCAACGACCCGCGCGCCGTCGACCCGCCCCTGCACGCCGAAGCCGGGGTCCTCCACCACGTCGGCGGGCAGCGACAGCCGCAGCTCGCGGCCGGCGGCCGCGTCCACGAGGGCCTGGCCGAGCACGTGCATCGAGAGCTGCTCGACCGAGGCCGCCAGCCGCAGCACCTCGTCAGCGGAGCGGCCGTCCGCCGCGACGACGTCCTCCACCTCGGGCGTTCCGAGGGTCAGGGTGCCGGTCTTGTCGAGCAGCACGGCGCGCGCCCCCCCGAGCGCCTCGATCACGCCCGCGCCCTTCACGATCACGCCGCGCCGGGCCGCCCGCGACACGCCGGCGACCAGCGCGATCGGCGCCGCCAGGATCAGCGGGCACGGGGTCGCGACGACCAGCACCGCGAGCGCGCGCACCGGATCGCCGCTGACTGCCCAGGCGAGCCCGGCCAGGGCGAGCGTGACCGCGAGGAACACCACGGCGTAGCGGTCGGCCATGCGCACGAAGGGTGCGCGCTGGGCGCCCGCCTCCCGCACGAGGCGGACGATCGCGGCGTACGCGCTCTCGGCGGCGGGCCGGGTGGCGCGGACGTCGATCGCTGCGCCGGCGTTCGTGCTGCCGCTGCGCACCGCCCCGCCCTCGGGGATCTCGACCGGCAGCGGCTCGCCGGTGAGGGCGGCCTGGTCGAGCACGGCCGAGCCGCCCTCGACCAGCCCGTCCACCGGCAGCACCTCGCCGGCGCGCACCACGACCAGGTCGCCGACCCCGACCGCGTCGGCCGGGACCTCCACCAGCGCGCCGTCGCGGCGGAGCGTCGCGGTGCGGGGCGCCCGGGCGAGCAGCGCCGCGAGCTCCCGGCGCGAGCGGCCGGCGGCCAGCGCCTCGAGCGCCTCGCCGCCGGACATCATCAGCGCCACCACCGCCGCCGCCAGGTACTCGCCGAGCGCCAGGGCGCCCGCCATGGCGAGCAGGGCGATCACGTCGACGCCGAGGTCGCCGCGGGTCAGCGCGCGGGCCACGCTCAGGACGAGCGGCGCCAGCACCAGCACGGTCGTCGCGCTCCAGACGGCGTCGGCCGCGACGTCGAGGCCGAGCGCCCACAGGAGCAGCCCGGACAGCACCCCGGCCAGCGCCAGGCCGGGCAGCAGCCAGGCGGGCGGGCGGCGCCCGCGCCCGGGCTCGGCGCCGGCCGTCGTGGTGACGGCGCCGGGCGGCCCGGACGGCGCCTCCGCCCGGGTGCCCCCGGCGCCGGTGGTGGTCGAGCTGGTCAGGGCGCCTCCTCCTGGTGCGGCCGTGCCCAGCGTAGCCGGGGTCCCCCGGCCCCGCCGTTCCGCCTCAGGCCTCGCCGTCGCCCAGCACGCCGATCTGCGCGAGGAGGGTGAGCACGTCGAGGTGGTGCTCGACGTCGGCGACCCTGCCGTCGCGGACCGTCACCCAGAGCGTCGCCGTGACCTCGATGCGCCGGCCGGTGGGGGCGATGTCGCGGCCCGACGTCCCGAGCGGCCCGTCCTGGGTGCCGCGCCAGATCACGTCCTCGGCCACCGTGCCGCCCTCCGCGAGCGCGCGGCGGATGTCGCCCCGCACGTCGGGCAGCGCGACCTTCCATTCGCGCAGCGCCTCGAGGTAGGGCTCGATGCCCTCGATGCGGCGGCCCGTGCCCGCCTCGGTGTAGACGATGCCGGGGTGGGACAGCTCGGCGAAGCGGTCCCAGTCCTCGTCGTTGAAGGCCTCGAGCTGGGCCGCGGCGACGGCCCGGGGGTCGGATGCGGTCGTGGTCATCGCGCCTCCTCGAGGCACGGGAGGTCGAGGGTACGACGCCCGCGCCGCCGGGGGAAGGGCGGCGGCGCGGCCAGGACTCACCGGCGGCAAAAGCCCCGCAAACAGCGGACTCCTGCGATTGTGGCGTCCGACCCGGTGTGCCACCCTGTCACCGCCTCATGCCCGCCGCCGACCCGCCCTTCGTCCACCTCCACGTCCACTCGGACCGCTCCGTCCTCGACGGCGCGTGCGAGATCGAGCGGCTGCTGAACCGCGTCGAGCAGATGGGGCAGGGGGCCGTCGCGCTCACCGACCACGGCGTGATGAGCGGGGCGGTCGACCTCTATCGCAAGGCCACCAAGCGCGGCATCACGCCCGTGGTTGGCCTCGAGGCGTACGTGGTGCCCGACCACCGCGAGCGGCCCACCCGCGAGAAGCGCAACCACCTCACGCTGCTCGCCGAGACGACCGAGGGCTACTACAACCTCATCAAGCTCTGCTCGGCCGGCTACCTCGAGGGGTACCACCGCAAGCCGCGCATCTCGCACGAGCTGATGGAGCGCCACTCGGACGGGATCATCGCCCTGTCGGGCTGCCTGTCGGGCGTCGTCTGCAGCAGCCTCGAGCAGGGCGACACCGACGCCGCGGCCGCCGAGCTCGACCGCCTGCGGCAGATCTTCGGGCCCGACGACGTCTACGCCGAGATCCAGCACGCCGGCCTGCCGGTGCAGACCGGCATCAACGAGCACCTGCGGCGCATCGCGACCGACCTCGGCATCCCGATGGTCGCCACCTGCGACGCGCACTACCCCTGCCGCGAGGACGCGGACGCCCACGAGGCGCTGCTGGCCATCCAGACGCGGGACGTGCTCAGCAACCCGAAGCGCTTCCGCTTCGACACGAAGGAGTTCTACCTCAAGACCGGCGCGGAGATGGCCGCCGCGCTGCCCGACTTCCTCGACGCCCTGCCGGTCTCGGTGGAGATCGCCGAGCGCTGCTCGGCGCTCAGCCTGCCGCTCGGCGACATCAAGCTCCCGCGGTTCCCGGTGCCGGGCGGCGAGACCGCCGAGGCCTACCTCGAGCGGCTCTGCCGCGAGGGGCTCGACCGGCGCTACCCGGGCGGCTGGCCGGCCGCCGCCGAGGAGCGGCTGCGCTTCGAGCTCGACGTCATCCGGGAGATGGGCTTCAGCAGCTACTTCCTGATCGTCTGGGACTACACGCGCTGGGCGCGCGAGAACGGCGTCGCCGTGGGACCGGGCCGCGGCTCGGCGGCCGGCTCGCTGGTGTCGTTCGCGCTGCGTATCGTCGACGTCGATCCGCTCGCCCACGACCTGCTGTTCGAGCGCTTCCTCAACCCGGGGCGCAAGAGCATGCCCGACATCGACACCGACTTCTCGGTGGCCGGGCGCGACCGTGTGGTGGCCTACGTCACCGAGAAGTACGGCCAGTCCGCGGTGGCCCGCATCGGCACGTTCGGCAAGCTGCTCGCGCGCGCCGTCGTGCGCGACGCCGGCCGCGTGCTGGGGCACACGTACGGCCAGGTCGACCGCATCGCCAAGCTCGTCCCGGAGCGGCCCATCGGGATCAAGCTCGAGGAGGCGATGAAGCCGGGCACCGAGCTCGCCCAGGCGTACGCCGAGGACCCGGTCACCAAGCAGATCATCGACACCGCCCGGCCGCTCGAGGGCCTCGTGCGCAACGAGGGCGTCCACGCCGCCGGCGTCGTGATCGCGCCGAGCGACATCACCGACTACGTGCCGGTGCGGATGGACGACGAGGGCAACGTCGTCACCCAGGTGCCCGACCACGACGTCGAGGCGCTCGGCCTGCTGAAGATGGACTTCCTCGGCCTGCGCAACCTCGACGTCATCGAGGGCGCGCTGCGGCTCATCGCGGACCGCACCGGCGAGGACCTCGACATCGACACGGTGCCGCTCGACGACCCGGCCACCTACGCGATGCTGGCCCGCGGCGACGCCGTCGGCGTGTTCCAGTTCGAGTCGAGCGGCATGCGCGAGGCGCTCCGCGAGGTGCGGCCGACCGAGTTCGCCGACCTCATCGCCCTCGTCGCGCTGTACCGGCCGGGGCCGATGGCCTTCATCCCGACCTACGCCCGCAACAAGCGCGACCCCTCGCTCGTCACGTTCGCCGACCCGCGCCTCGAGCCGATCACCGGCCCCACCTACGGGGTCGCGGTGTACCAGGAGCAGCTGATGGCGATCTCCCGGCAGCTCGCCGGGTTCTCGCCGTCGCGCGCCGACGACCTGCGCAAGGCGGTCGGCAAGAAGGACAAGGTCCTGATGGCCTCGCTGAAGGACGAGTTCATCGAGGG harbors:
- a CDS encoding ABC transporter ATP-binding protein; the encoded protein is MSEATPEPTAPAADPRDGLAVSARDLTKRYGSGDAAVDALRGVSVDFPKGQFAAVMGPSGSGKSTLMHILAGLDSPSSGSVTIDGTEITSLSDKQLTMLRREKVGFVFQFFNLLPMLTAEENLELPMTIAGRKVDPAWERELVTSVGLDDRRRHRPSELSGGQQQRVALARGLISRPAVLFADEPTGNLDSATSEEMLRLLRHSVDEYGQTIVMVTHDGRAAAFADRVLFLRDGLIVQDHGHLEADAIYDVVKSLE
- a CDS encoding ATP-binding protein → MTHGVHSSLRLPADLAVLGFVRSALACLLTREEWPPEAACIVLLASNEVLTNAIEHGSPVGAAVEVELSVTEGWADLRVVDQGVPGRAVPTVPAEPPPPSSERGRGLLIISRLADELTVRPQGRGTEVTVGFRRPEARPATASERTARRAA
- a CDS encoding argininosuccinate synthase; its protein translation is MHRVVLLYSGGLDTSVMLKWIQDEYDAEVVALCVDLGQPADDFDAVRQKALDLGAVASLVVDAKEEFARDYVAPAIKANARYQGGYPLFTALGRPLLAKLACEAAREHDADTVAHGCTGKGNDQVRIEATIATLAPDLKVIAPVREWSMGRDEEIAYAQEHGIPVTSTVERPYSIDDNLWGRSSEGGVIEDLEQPPPGDVFQLVTPPTEAPDRPEDVVLGFRDGLPVSLDGEELGLVELIRRVADAAARNGVGILDHIEDRVVGLKVRDLYEVPAAEVILTAHRELEKLVCTGRENALKPQLDALWAQLAYEGVWYEPLLADLNAFMDRVNARVEGEITMRLYKGSATAVARRSPNAIYDRSLATFNADASFAQGAAPGFIELFSLQSRTAYRIAQARERG
- a CDS encoding WD40 repeat domain-containing protein translates to MRRGGPPILPLDAAGVPPYARVERGARGLRFAPLPAPEGAAAEPGAPLRAMAGAPAALRRAAVVADGALVLGVGAGVAYTLRAPAMQVIHDRRPPGLDRAAGAAGANAGLLHGADGWRMVVLPSLGDVAADLGPGPVALRPDGRRLAVALEGRVEEHDLPGDGPAAVHEGPADALAYLPDGTLLAAAGAAVGAPGAAPAADGPPVVELHAAAAAPRAAALHADGTVTVWEAGAAEPLGRWAAPPEARGSVALSPDGALVALGSPEGDAPVAVVVDARGGAPVRVVEGARAIAFGPEPGTLVVSGDWGCAWLSPPEEA
- a CDS encoding heavy metal translocating P-type ATPase; protein product: MLSGLLLWALGLDVAADAVWSATTVLVLAPLVLSVARALTRGDLGVDVIALLAMAGALALGEYLAAAVVALMMSGGEALEALAAGRSRRELAALLARAPRTATLRRDGALVEVPADAVGVGDLVVVRAGEVLPVDGLVEGGSAVLDQAALTGEPLPVEIPEGGAVRSGSTNAGAAIDVRATRPAAESAYAAIVRLVREAGAQRAPFVRMADRYAVVFLAVTLALAGLAWAVSGDPVRALAVLVVATPCPLILAAPIALVAGVSRAARRGVIVKGAGVIEALGGARAVLLDKTGTLTLGTPEVEDVVAADGRSADEVLRLAASVEQLSMHVLGQALVDAAAGRELRLSLPADVVEDPGFGVQGRVDGARVVAGAPDWVRGQGVTGVEALGVAAGAGRAVVAVGIDGRAAGAVVFGDRLRDDASATVERMRRTGIEQIAMVTGDERSVAEEVAARVGVDRVHADQTPADKLDVVRAMRADGAGVVMVGDGINDAPALAMADVGIAVGSIGASASTEAADAIVAVDEIGRIADAVEIGRRSIGIARQSVLVGMGLSIAAMIVAAAGHLPPVGGALLQEAIDVAVILNALRALTGPRG
- a CDS encoding ester cyclase, translating into MTTTASDPRAVAAAQLEAFNDEDWDRFAELSHPGIVYTEAGTGRRIEGIEPYLEALREWKVALPDVRGDIRRALAEGGTVAEDVIWRGTQDGPLGTSGRDIAPTGRRIEVTATLWVTVRDGRVADVEHHLDVLTLLAQIGVLGDGEA
- the dnaE gene encoding DNA polymerase III subunit alpha, with amino-acid sequence MPAADPPFVHLHVHSDRSVLDGACEIERLLNRVEQMGQGAVALTDHGVMSGAVDLYRKATKRGITPVVGLEAYVVPDHRERPTREKRNHLTLLAETTEGYYNLIKLCSAGYLEGYHRKPRISHELMERHSDGIIALSGCLSGVVCSSLEQGDTDAAAAELDRLRQIFGPDDVYAEIQHAGLPVQTGINEHLRRIATDLGIPMVATCDAHYPCREDADAHEALLAIQTRDVLSNPKRFRFDTKEFYLKTGAEMAAALPDFLDALPVSVEIAERCSALSLPLGDIKLPRFPVPGGETAEAYLERLCREGLDRRYPGGWPAAAEERLRFELDVIREMGFSSYFLIVWDYTRWARENGVAVGPGRGSAAGSLVSFALRIVDVDPLAHDLLFERFLNPGRKSMPDIDTDFSVAGRDRVVAYVTEKYGQSAVARIGTFGKLLARAVVRDAGRVLGHTYGQVDRIAKLVPERPIGIKLEEAMKPGTELAQAYAEDPVTKQIIDTARPLEGLVRNEGVHAAGVVIAPSDITDYVPVRMDDEGNVVTQVPDHDVEALGLLKMDFLGLRNLDVIEGALRLIADRTGEDLDIDTVPLDDPATYAMLARGDAVGVFQFESSGMREALREVRPTEFADLIALVALYRPGPMAFIPTYARNKRDPSLVTFADPRLEPITGPTYGVAVYQEQLMAISRQLAGFSPSRADDLRKAVGKKDKVLMASLKDEFIEGCLASGTDRKVAQDLWGLCEAAGDYSFNKSHAACYALLAYRTAYLKANHPAEYMASLLSSVMDTKDRVPFYVACCTDMGLSVLPPDVNVSRADFAVTGEREIRFGLTATKGVGDNAVAAIIAARDAGGPFESIWDFCRRVDQAQVNKRALESLVRAGALDCTGDTRLGMLETIPAAVAQAARRRQDLAAGQESLFGAMGGGDDGAADPVVLEVDAPVPTIEMPKEELLAAEKEALGLYVSSHPLQDCRRQLARAVTCGLAALGERADGEPVTVGGMIGAVKNITTRRGEPMMFVRLDDLEGQVEVVVVPAVLAEARELLTMDAMLLMTGRVDQKGEGETKLVAQSVRAFVPEEGGEEERLRLRVPMERLAATPLPELRRVLVDHPGPAKVIVDVETPAGRRRLRLSDEFSVDPRANSLVAELKTLFGERCLA